From a region of the Marinomonas mediterranea MMB-1 genome:
- a CDS encoding IS91 family transposase, producing the protein MSVPWVVYCKSALEYQETLIRYLARYTHRIGLSNHRLQSWDGEHVRLSYKDYRTNTQSQMTLTPEELLRRFLLHVLPKGFMRVRHYGYMSNAIRRKSLLKIREQDTPRPEKEKKEPEEKSTQQESPVIGCHCPACGDSSAHYIGEVTSNRWKRERLRTG; encoded by the coding sequence ATGTCTGTTCCTTGGGTAGTGTATTGCAAATCCGCACTGGAATACCAAGAGACCCTGATCCGCTACCTTGCTCGCTATACACATCGTATTGGCCTGAGTAATCACCGTCTTCAGTCTTGGGATGGTGAGCATGTTCGCTTATCGTACAAAGACTACCGAACGAATACACAAAGCCAGATGACACTCACACCCGAAGAGCTGCTAAGACGGTTTTTGCTTCACGTCCTGCCGAAAGGGTTCATGCGAGTGAGACACTACGGCTATATGTCGAATGCGATCCGACGAAAGAGCCTATTAAAAATACGAGAACAAGACACGCCCCGTCCTGAAAAAGAGAAAAAGGAGCCGGAAGAAAAAAGCACCCAACAGGAGTCTCCGGTAATAGGATGTCATTGCCCTGCGTGCGGTGACTCGTCGGCACACTACATAGGCGAAGTCACCTCGAACCGTTGGAAGCGAGAAAGATTAAGAACAGGCTAG
- a CDS encoding tyrosine-type recombinase/integrase codes for MISACERGKAKAAMMLAYATGMRAGEIVRLKVSDLDGKNSCIKIREGKAN; via the coding sequence ATGATCTCAGCCTGTGAACGAGGAAAGGCGAAAGCAGCGATGATGCTGGCTTATGCCACAGGCATGAGAGCGGGAGAGATTGTTAGGCTTAAGGTGTCAGATCTGGATGGTAAAAACAGCTGCATTAAAATCAGAGAAGGGAAGGCGAATTAG
- a CDS encoding tryptophan--tRNA ligase, with protein MGKEIVLTGITTSGTPHLGNYVGAIRPAIEASNRADTEAFFFLADYHALIKCQDAERVQQSRLEIAATWLACGLDTDKATFYRQSDIPEISELNWLLTCVTAKGLMNRAHAYKAGVDENVASEQDPDFGITMGLFCYPVLMAADILAFNAHKVPVGRDQIQHIEMARDIAGRFNHIYGSEFFVMPEAVVGDSTAILQGLDGRKMSKSYNNTIPLFDTEKKLKKGINKIKTNLLEPGEPKDPNDSTVFEVYQAFATPEQTEEMRQKFADGIAWGEAKKELFELVNGQLGDAREKYLELMANPAQIEEVLQAGAVKARARARDHIKQLREAVGLVNFV; from the coding sequence ATGGGTAAAGAAATTGTTTTAACAGGTATCACAACCTCAGGAACGCCTCACCTTGGCAACTATGTTGGTGCGATTCGTCCGGCAATCGAAGCAAGTAACCGAGCAGACACGGAAGCTTTTTTCTTTCTAGCGGACTATCACGCATTAATTAAATGTCAGGATGCCGAGCGTGTGCAACAGTCTCGTTTAGAGATTGCCGCAACCTGGCTAGCGTGTGGGCTGGATACTGATAAGGCAACTTTTTACCGTCAATCTGACATTCCAGAAATCAGTGAACTAAACTGGTTACTAACTTGTGTCACTGCAAAAGGTCTGATGAACCGTGCTCATGCGTATAAAGCAGGTGTAGACGAAAACGTTGCGAGTGAGCAGGACCCTGATTTTGGCATTACGATGGGCTTGTTTTGTTACCCAGTGCTAATGGCTGCGGATATTTTGGCGTTTAATGCGCACAAAGTACCGGTTGGGCGAGATCAGATTCAGCACATTGAAATGGCGCGTGATATTGCGGGTCGCTTTAACCATATATATGGCAGCGAATTTTTTGTTATGCCAGAGGCGGTTGTTGGTGATAGTACTGCCATCCTACAAGGCCTTGATGGACGAAAAATGTCTAAGAGTTATAACAACACCATTCCGTTGTTTGACACTGAGAAAAAGCTGAAAAAAGGCATTAACAAGATCAAAACAAACTTGCTAGAGCCTGGTGAGCCGAAAGACCCGAATGACTCTACGGTATTTGAGGTCTATCAGGCGTTCGCGACCCCTGAGCAAACTGAAGAGATGCGTCAAAAATTTGCTGATGGTATCGCATGGGGCGAAGCGAAAAAGGAACTCTTCGAGTTGGTTAATGGTCAACTAGGAGACGCAAGAGAGAAATATTTAGAGCTAATGGCGAATCCAGCGCAGATCGAAGAAGTATTGCAAGCCGGTGCAGTAAAAGCCCGCGCTCGTGCTCGCGATCATATTAAGCAGCTGAGAGAAGCCGTTGGCCTTGTGAACTTTGTTTAA
- a CDS encoding chemotaxis protein CheW: MSEIATIKESGKGLASESSKGELLQYLTFKLLEETYGINVMQIKEVLRYSEIAPVPGAPMYVLGIVNLRGNVVTVVDTRVRFGLPECTISDDTRIIIIEHDGEQIGMLVDAVQEVFYLYQGEIEQSPSVGNDEALMFIQGVYQKEEELVILLDLNRMFESNEALGIEAMI; the protein is encoded by the coding sequence ATGTCTGAGATAGCGACTATTAAAGAATCTGGAAAAGGGTTAGCCTCTGAGAGTAGTAAAGGCGAACTGCTCCAATATCTAACCTTTAAGTTGTTGGAAGAAACATACGGTATCAACGTAATGCAAATCAAAGAAGTATTGCGTTACAGTGAAATCGCACCTGTACCAGGCGCGCCGATGTATGTTCTTGGTATTGTAAACCTTCGCGGTAACGTCGTGACCGTTGTTGATACTCGTGTTCGTTTTGGGCTGCCAGAGTGCACCATTAGCGACGATACCCGAATCATCATCATCGAACATGATGGCGAGCAGATTGGTATGTTGGTTGATGCTGTACAAGAAGTATTCTACTTGTATCAGGGCGAGATCGAACAAAGCCCAAGCGTCGGTAACGATGAAGCGCTGATGTTTATTCAAGGCGTATATCAAAAAGAGGAAGAGTTGGTTATCCTGCTTGACCTTAACCGTATGTTTGAAAGTAATGAAGCGCTAGGCATTGAAGCAATGATCTAA
- a CDS encoding phage integrase N-terminal SAM-like domain-containing protein, with the protein MTLEGLSPLTQKAYLYQIGEASRYFNLPPDRIRRADIERYILHLIRDQGLELVKLPTECSCSELFVPEGAV; encoded by the coding sequence ATGACCCTTGAAGGGTTATCCCCCCTGACTCAAAAAGCCTATCTTTATCAGATTGGTGAAGCGTCACGCTATTTTAACCTGCCGCCCGACCGTATCCGGCGGGCAGATATAGAGCGTTATATCCTACACCTTATACGGGATCAGGGACTGGAGTTGGTCAAGTTGCCGACAGAGTGTTCATGCTCTGAACTTTTTGTACCAGAAGGTGCTGTCTAG
- a CDS encoding DUF7683 domain-containing protein, producing the protein MMLSKLGATSQNFLKKTEELIAEYDLKSFDLVKFQNELNEPNNRNPMFDCYPIKKENVKFIENYTINNIAWDFKNKSYFVEAHAI; encoded by the coding sequence ATGATGCTTTCAAAGTTAGGCGCTACATCACAGAATTTTTTGAAAAAAACAGAAGAGTTGATTGCTGAATACGATTTAAAATCTTTTGATCTCGTAAAGTTTCAAAATGAGCTCAATGAGCCAAACAATCGAAATCCAATGTTTGATTGTTACCCTATTAAAAAAGAGAATGTTAAATTTATTGAAAATTACACTATCAATAACATTGCGTGGGACTTCAAAAATAAATCATATTTTGTGGAAGCTCATGCTATATAA
- the recD gene encoding exodeoxyribonuclease V subunit alpha: protein MDFSNSSVESDTKWFDAWLSSKSIRPVDLQWIHHLQDHVSSQDESVLLAGVLVSAYLGAGHTCIDLTAVFNGDLAGLEFHPAPSVVLSALDIHSVGAWYRRLSDSPLVALFDGASSHSASSASFSLASSAPLILTDAGLLYLARYFSYEQSVLSFIQLQESKGRRQVDGQKLDSLFPSDVQSSELDWQKIAVANAASMDFSIISGGPGTGKTTTVTKLLALLVWQSLDEAANEERDHLTNEFRESDARLLSNALHKSSLPRIALAAPTGKAAARLTESISGAKKKLNIAQPILDAIPETATTLHRLLGADYGRSQFKHHKQNPLHIDILLVDEVSMVDMPMMAKLIEALPEHARLVLLGDKDQLSSVEAGNVLGDLTFGIQREKVTRAQFTGLTDSLNAAELERLSRQVIEQAPAIQRHLSLLSKSYRFNDQSGIGLLASAVNQCQVDGTLRVLRGDYDNVYWRSTDLKETQLDVAALAQGYKTYWAQVRQRVAPAELHTAFNQYQVLTAVRQGVMGVEFVNDALETYFYRQGYIESQSMWYPGKAIIMTRNDSNTGLFNGDIGLCLPDEQNVLRVWFTLANGEMKGFLPSRITSFEPVFAMTVHKSQGSEFERVTMILPNNASPVLGKELIYTGITRAKHYFELWANEFILQDALKKRVQRRSGLTKAIWR, encoded by the coding sequence TTGGACTTCTCTAATTCAAGTGTTGAGTCAGACACAAAATGGTTTGATGCTTGGTTGTCTTCCAAGTCCATTCGTCCTGTTGATTTACAGTGGATTCATCACCTTCAGGATCATGTTTCATCGCAAGACGAATCTGTCTTGCTTGCGGGCGTGTTGGTCAGCGCCTATCTTGGGGCGGGACACACTTGCATCGACCTAACGGCGGTTTTCAATGGTGATTTAGCCGGGTTAGAGTTCCATCCGGCTCCAAGTGTTGTCCTGTCAGCGCTTGATATTCATAGCGTAGGTGCGTGGTATCGTCGCTTGAGCGACAGTCCACTGGTCGCCTTGTTTGATGGTGCGTCGTCTCATTCTGCTTCTAGCGCTTCTTTTTCTTTAGCTAGCTCTGCGCCTTTGATACTGACTGATGCTGGTCTTTTGTATCTGGCGCGTTACTTTTCTTATGAACAGAGTGTTCTGTCTTTTATCCAATTGCAAGAGTCGAAGGGTCGAAGGCAAGTGGACGGGCAGAAACTAGACTCTTTGTTTCCCAGTGATGTTCAAAGCAGTGAGTTAGATTGGCAGAAGATCGCCGTTGCGAACGCCGCGAGTATGGATTTCTCTATCATCAGTGGTGGGCCGGGTACGGGTAAAACAACAACGGTTACTAAACTGTTGGCGTTGCTTGTTTGGCAGTCTCTTGATGAAGCGGCTAACGAAGAGCGAGACCATTTAACAAACGAATTCCGAGAAAGCGATGCTCGCTTGCTCTCCAACGCTCTACATAAAAGCTCGCTGCCTCGAATTGCTCTAGCCGCGCCGACCGGAAAGGCTGCTGCACGTTTGACTGAATCCATCTCTGGCGCGAAGAAAAAACTCAATATTGCCCAACCCATTCTGGATGCGATACCAGAGACCGCCACCACTTTACATCGTCTTTTAGGGGCGGATTATGGGCGCTCTCAATTTAAACACCACAAACAAAACCCGCTTCACATCGATATATTGCTGGTGGATGAAGTCTCGATGGTGGACATGCCAATGATGGCAAAATTAATTGAAGCCTTGCCAGAGCATGCAAGGTTGGTGTTACTCGGCGATAAAGATCAACTTTCTTCAGTCGAGGCTGGAAATGTTTTAGGGGACCTGACCTTTGGCATTCAGCGCGAGAAAGTAACACGGGCGCAATTTACAGGGTTAACGGACTCATTGAACGCAGCGGAGCTGGAGCGTTTGTCCCGCCAAGTGATCGAACAAGCGCCTGCGATTCAGCGTCATTTATCACTCTTGAGTAAGAGTTATCGCTTTAATGACCAAAGTGGCATTGGGTTATTGGCGTCTGCGGTCAATCAATGTCAGGTTGATGGCACACTAAGAGTGCTTCGCGGCGACTACGATAACGTGTATTGGCGTTCGACAGATCTTAAAGAGACTCAACTGGATGTTGCAGCCTTGGCGCAGGGCTACAAAACCTATTGGGCTCAAGTCAGACAGCGTGTGGCGCCGGCAGAGCTGCATACCGCGTTTAATCAATATCAGGTGCTGACGGCGGTGCGCCAAGGGGTAATGGGCGTGGAATTCGTTAACGATGCACTGGAAACGTATTTCTACCGACAAGGTTATATAGAATCCCAATCCATGTGGTATCCGGGCAAAGCCATCATAATGACGCGAAATGATTCAAACACAGGGCTTTTTAACGGCGATATTGGGCTGTGCTTGCCAGATGAACAGAATGTCTTACGGGTTTGGTTTACTCTCGCCAACGGTGAAATGAAAGGCTTTTTACCAAGCCGCATTACCAGCTTTGAGCCGGTTTTCGCCATGACGGTGCACAAATCTCAAGGCTCCGAGTTTGAGCGTGTGACCATGATCCTGCCAAACAATGCGTCCCCTGTTTTAGGCAAAGAGCTTATTTACACGGGAATCACACGGGCAAAACACTATTTCGAGCTATGGGCGAACGAGTTTATTCTTCAAGATGCGTTGAAAAAACGCGTCCAACGTCGCTCTGGTTTAACGAAAGCGATCTGGCGTTAA
- a CDS encoding DUF3885 domain-containing protein, which yields MSIRLEIEGKFDGKAFKRPLFYSFEGGLRFELAEGGTHLNQFLTAHRKAMEVCGHIFGDCEDITVCVKVYGEKSLVSSVSVLRSLREVGLFPKSNKEHWSEFDDEWVDDEDFANSRWHYIAFEVPLECLVNALWCALATDLGGIEPSPSANIYLFNLEKSVMIFPYDDRGMDVVGKNKLLLQGLYNQFGNYLLDYDREAMDAVFKKLP from the coding sequence ATGAGTATTCGATTAGAAATTGAAGGCAAGTTTGACGGTAAAGCTTTTAAAAGGCCCCTATTTTATAGCTTTGAGGGCGGCCTTCGCTTTGAGCTTGCTGAGGGTGGTACGCACTTAAATCAGTTTCTCACTGCGCATCGAAAAGCGATGGAAGTTTGTGGTCACATTTTTGGTGACTGTGAAGACATTACAGTTTGCGTAAAAGTCTACGGCGAAAAGTCACTTGTTTCTAGTGTATCAGTGCTTAGGTCATTACGTGAAGTTGGCCTATTTCCAAAATCTAATAAAGAGCACTGGAGTGAATTTGATGATGAGTGGGTCGATGATGAAGACTTCGCAAATTCTAGGTGGCATTACATTGCATTTGAAGTACCTCTGGAATGTCTTGTCAACGCGCTATGGTGCGCTTTAGCTACAGATTTAGGCGGTATCGAGCCAAGCCCTAGTGCAAATATATATCTATTTAACCTCGAAAAAAGCGTGATGATTTTCCCATACGATGACCGAGGCATGGATGTCGTAGGGAAAAACAAACTACTATTACAGGGTTTGTATAATCAGTTTGGTAATTACTTGTTAGATTACGATCGGGAGGCAATGGATGCAGTGTTCAAAAAATTGCCTTAA
- a CDS encoding DUF6435 family protein: protein MFSIFKKDPKKKLNKQYSEKLELAMKAQRNGDIKGYSMLTSEAEDIYKEIQKLEATPN from the coding sequence ATGTTTTCAATATTCAAAAAAGACCCAAAGAAAAAGCTTAATAAGCAATATTCGGAAAAGCTCGAGTTGGCGATGAAAGCACAGCGCAATGGGGATATTAAAGGGTATTCTATGCTGACGTCTGAGGCAGAGGATATTTATAAAGAAATTCAAAAATTGGAAGCAACACCCAATTAG
- a CDS encoding SRPBCC family protein translates to MSLVILPILIAPIEVNFLDLTNTYTVENSVTIYASPSMVWKQLGEVELIQADEFDVTLTSLIGVPRPVKASMSAEGIGAVRTSEWERGFREVITHWEPNKKMTYSFDIDPEAIPDHALDKYVKLGGEYFSPLNGGYYLSEDSAGNTVLTLKTRLLDNTNFSVYSRVWGELIFRDFHDSLLKLMKSRSEKFTHNKSSKEDALTRAAA, encoded by the coding sequence ATGTCGCTAGTAATATTGCCAATTTTGATAGCACCAATTGAGGTGAATTTTTTAGATTTAACTAACACCTACACAGTTGAAAACAGTGTTACTATTTATGCTTCACCAAGTATGGTTTGGAAGCAGCTTGGAGAGGTTGAATTAATTCAAGCTGATGAATTTGATGTAACACTTACGTCATTGATTGGTGTTCCAAGACCGGTTAAGGCTAGCATGAGCGCAGAAGGTATTGGCGCTGTAAGAACTAGTGAATGGGAAAGGGGATTCAGGGAAGTTATTACACATTGGGAACCGAACAAAAAAATGACTTACTCGTTCGATATCGATCCTGAAGCAATTCCAGATCATGCATTAGATAAGTACGTAAAACTCGGGGGCGAATACTTCTCGCCGTTAAATGGCGGATACTATCTTTCGGAAGACAGTGCTGGCAATACCGTCTTAACACTGAAAACTAGATTGCTCGACAATACCAATTTTAGTGTCTATTCTCGCGTTTGGGGTGAATTGATCTTCCGAGATTTTCATGATTCGCTGTTAAAGCTTATGAAGTCTAGATCTGAGAAATTTACTCATAACAAGTCAAGCAAGGAGGACGCGCTAACGCGCGCCGCGGCTTGA
- a CDS encoding transposase translates to MSRPRSQQVSLSDTPYYHCISRCVRRAFLCGEDVVTGKSFEHRRGWIENRLLFLAQIFAIDVCAYAVMSNHIHVVLHVNEQDAKDWTTREVIERWHKLHKGTLLTQKYIRGEELPKAVMEMLEVTAETYRQRLMDISWFMRDLSEPIARQANFEDNCTGRFWEGRFKSQALLDEAALIACMAYVDLNPLRANIADTPETSQFTSLKKRVKSAKRAEQPKELMPFIGNERENQPIGIAFKLKDYFDLVDLTGRVVREDKRGSIDLSLSPILQRVGISHENWITIATQFESNSSSIVGAEASLKEYSHSNPKARPNRRCTRLLA, encoded by the coding sequence ATGTCGCGCCCAAGAAGTCAACAGGTCAGCTTGTCTGATACTCCTTATTATCATTGTATTTCTCGCTGTGTTCGCCGTGCTTTTCTTTGTGGAGAGGATGTCGTCACGGGCAAAAGCTTTGAACATCGTCGTGGCTGGATCGAAAACCGTCTCTTATTTCTAGCTCAAATATTTGCCATCGATGTATGTGCCTATGCTGTGATGAGTAACCACATTCATGTTGTTTTGCATGTGAATGAGCAAGACGCCAAGGACTGGACAACTCGTGAAGTGATTGAGCGCTGGCACAAGCTCCATAAGGGAACATTGCTCACTCAGAAGTACATCCGAGGTGAAGAGCTGCCAAAGGCTGTGATGGAGATGTTGGAAGTGACAGCCGAGACTTATCGTCAACGGCTCATGGATATTAGCTGGTTCATGAGGGACCTAAGTGAGCCAATAGCAAGGCAAGCAAATTTTGAAGATAATTGTACAGGCCGGTTCTGGGAAGGGCGCTTCAAGTCTCAGGCACTCTTGGATGAAGCTGCGTTAATTGCTTGCATGGCGTATGTCGATCTCAATCCACTCAGAGCGAATATCGCAGACACACCTGAAACCTCTCAATTTACCAGCTTAAAGAAACGAGTTAAGTCAGCGAAGCGTGCAGAGCAACCAAAAGAGTTGATGCCGTTTATAGGCAATGAAAGAGAGAACCAACCCATTGGAATTGCCTTTAAGCTTAAAGATTACTTTGATCTTGTTGACCTCACCGGACGCGTTGTTCGGGAGGATAAAAGAGGTTCAATCGATCTATCACTTTCGCCTATTTTACAAAGAGTAGGCATTTCTCACGAAAATTGGATAACGATTGCAACTCAGTTCGAATCAAACTCAAGCAGTATCGTAGGAGCAGAAGCAAGCTTAAAGGAATATTCGCACTCAAATCCTAAAGCCAGACCAAACCGAAGGTGCACAAGGCTACTCGCGTAA
- a CDS encoding SMI1/KNR4 family protein, whose amino-acid sequence MPFNLSEEQLSQTEKVLGAKLPSEYREAMKLDNGGEASTEEDEWEFYPIKDTSDRKRLSRTCNHIINETESCKGFGNFPEQAVAIASNGLGDKMVLIKESGQFQNQVYLWLPETGELQELAETFKEIEKL is encoded by the coding sequence GTGCCATTTAACTTATCAGAAGAACAATTATCCCAAACCGAGAAAGTTTTGGGAGCGAAGTTGCCTTCCGAATATCGAGAAGCAATGAAATTGGATAATGGTGGCGAGGCATCTACAGAAGAAGATGAGTGGGAGTTCTATCCGATTAAAGATACCTCTGATAGAAAGCGGTTGTCTCGAACATGCAATCACATTATAAATGAAACTGAATCATGCAAAGGCTTTGGTAATTTTCCAGAACAAGCCGTAGCAATTGCAAGTAATGGTCTTGGTGACAAAATGGTTTTGATCAAAGAGTCTGGTCAGTTTCAGAATCAGGTTTATTTATGGCTACCTGAAACAGGTGAACTGCAAGAGTTAGCGGAAACATTCAAGGAAATTGAAAAGCTATAA
- a CDS encoding Tim44 domain-containing protein translates to MKTSLYAILMAFVLAIGGGFSADLQAKKLGGSKSFGKSYSVSKPSSSSNKSVNNTATNSTTKKKSGFLGGLGGGLLGGLLAGGLFAALMGSGAFDGISFGDILLFALIGFLIYKFFIAPKKRAAQQAQAAGHGAYREMPQDSFQPSPMAGGAGFGGQPEIQLPPGFNEQAFVAEAKNHYIALQKAWDDSNFETIQEYVSPELYNMLKEERAKLGADKPKTDVVSLMVDLVRGEFIGSTASISLQFSGWIKEGSETSETKEIWHLEKNMSDASSSWVIVGIQQDN, encoded by the coding sequence GTGAAAACATCTCTATATGCCATTTTAATGGCATTCGTACTGGCGATTGGGGGCGGTTTTAGTGCCGACCTTCAAGCCAAGAAATTAGGTGGTAGCAAAAGCTTCGGCAAGAGCTATTCAGTGTCTAAGCCATCGAGCTCTTCGAATAAGTCGGTTAATAATACGGCGACGAACAGCACAACCAAAAAGAAAAGTGGTTTTCTTGGCGGTTTAGGTGGTGGTTTGTTAGGTGGTCTTCTAGCAGGTGGTTTGTTCGCTGCCTTGATGGGCAGTGGTGCATTTGATGGGATTTCATTTGGTGACATCCTACTGTTTGCGTTGATTGGCTTCCTAATTTACAAGTTCTTTATCGCGCCGAAAAAACGCGCTGCTCAGCAAGCACAAGCTGCGGGTCACGGTGCTTACCGTGAAATGCCTCAGGATTCCTTTCAGCCTTCGCCGATGGCGGGTGGTGCAGGCTTCGGTGGTCAACCTGAGATACAGCTTCCACCAGGGTTCAATGAGCAAGCCTTTGTTGCTGAAGCGAAGAACCATTACATTGCTTTGCAAAAAGCGTGGGATGATAGTAATTTCGAGACCATTCAGGAATACGTTAGCCCAGAGTTGTATAACATGCTGAAAGAAGAGCGTGCGAAACTGGGTGCTGATAAACCGAAAACGGATGTTGTTTCTCTGATGGTTGACCTAGTTCGTGGTGAATTTATTGGCTCTACTGCGTCAATCAGTTTACAGTTCTCAGGTTGGATCAAAGAAGGCAGTGAAACGTCTGAAACAAAAGAAATTTGGCATTTAGAAAAAAATATGTCGGATGCGAGCTCAAGTTGGGTTATTGTTGGTATACAACAAGACAACTAA
- a CDS encoding YopJ family acetyltransferase, giving the protein MHINGFKLSLPDIFQGQASLSNTKKEKKPEQEGVVQPQPELSSKPAKANLPTPSLTQRLKEYACGSSSVTLHDKKEGSKALPDSQLVRQSALSRDRVYLMALPALKQIDKDSRSDPLPEKAPIVPSRLQNKIDQLNLLDTKSLDSDLHDYAQHAISCIKTGESGGYEMNKFDKKLLPLIAEAENKRTLGLNLHVFKSTQECTDALHQMEAKTNSTRKPNHVRIVYPPASGVSPNHHAALDVKFTPKNPPSIVGFEPATFENSVMLEHSLRYSMPHAKLNVVNPDIQKSDWDCAMFSLNHALKAHKHEDGYVEKLHQGEKGLPIPADFMKHAHAKSSIQSRLDKGCVVSKDKEGIQSETLEHRNLAYRTERGERAFSTSIEGFRLQEIQRAALYVASQKL; this is encoded by the coding sequence ATGCATATCAATGGGTTCAAATTATCATTACCAGATATATTTCAGGGTCAAGCGTCATTAAGTAACACAAAGAAAGAGAAAAAGCCTGAGCAGGAAGGGGTTGTGCAACCTCAGCCAGAATTATCTTCTAAACCTGCCAAGGCTAATTTGCCTACCCCTTCGTTAACGCAGCGCCTTAAGGAATATGCTTGTGGGTCTTCAAGCGTGACTCTTCATGATAAAAAAGAGGGTTCAAAAGCGTTACCAGATAGTCAGCTAGTCAGGCAGTCAGCGCTCAGTCGTGATCGAGTTTATTTAATGGCGTTGCCTGCTTTAAAACAAATCGATAAAGATAGTCGATCTGACCCTCTACCAGAGAAAGCACCGATTGTTCCTAGCCGACTTCAAAACAAAATTGATCAACTTAATCTACTGGATACGAAGTCGCTCGATAGCGATTTACATGATTACGCTCAACACGCTATTTCCTGTATTAAAACAGGTGAAAGTGGGGGTTATGAGATGAATAAATTTGATAAAAAGCTATTGCCGTTAATCGCCGAGGCTGAGAATAAAAGAACGCTAGGGCTCAATTTACATGTTTTCAAAAGTACACAAGAATGCACAGACGCTTTGCATCAAATGGAAGCAAAGACAAACTCAACTCGAAAACCAAACCATGTTCGAATTGTTTACCCACCTGCAAGTGGCGTCTCTCCAAACCACCATGCAGCTCTTGATGTTAAATTCACCCCTAAAAACCCGCCTTCTATTGTCGGCTTTGAGCCAGCAACATTTGAAAATTCGGTAATGCTTGAACATAGCTTAAGATATAGTATGCCGCATGCAAAACTGAATGTGGTTAATCCAGATATACAAAAGTCAGATTGGGATTGTGCCATGTTTTCACTTAATCACGCTTTGAAAGCTCATAAACATGAAGACGGGTATGTTGAGAAGCTTCATCAAGGCGAAAAAGGCTTGCCTATTCCTGCTGATTTCATGAAGCACGCTCATGCTAAGTCAAGCATTCAATCGCGTTTAGATAAGGGATGTGTCGTCTCTAAAGATAAAGAAGGCATACAGTCAGAAACATTAGAACATCGAAACTTAGCTTACCGAACGGAGCGAGGAGAAAGGGCCTTTAGTACTTCTATTGAAGGATTTCGTTTGCAAGAGATTCAACGGGCTGCGCTATATGTGGCGTCGCAGAAGTTATAA